A region from the Fusarium graminearum PH-1 chromosome 4, whole genome shotgun sequence genome encodes:
- a CDS encoding disulfide-isomerase erp38 — protein MVLIKSFVLGALAATVAAKSAVIELLPSNFDDIVLKSGKPTLVEFFAPWCGHCKKLAPVWEDLANTYESAKGKVQIAKVDADAHRELGKRFGIQGFPTLKFFDGKSAKPEEYKSGRDLESLTTFIAEKTGVKSKKKLEMPSEVTYLNDATFSKTVGSDKHILVAFTAPWCGHCKTLAPTWEDLAATFANDKNVVIAKVDAEAPNSKATAEQQGVKSYPTIKWFPAGSKEAVAYESGRTEQAFVDWINEKAGTHRVVGGGLDNVAGTVESLDTLVAKITGGATIAEIAAEVKKEVEGLTDAAQKTYAEYYVRVFDKLSSNNDWVSKELGRLDGILAKGGLAPSKRDQIQQKTNVLRKFVLKKADEKVEQVKEKVEEVKDEL, from the exons ATGGTTCTCATCAAGAGCTTCGTGCTCGGCGCCCTCGCCGCCACCGTTGCAGCTAAATCCGCCGTCATCGAACTGCTCCCCTCCAACTTTGACGACATCGTTCTCAAGTCCGGCAAGCCTACCCTCGTCGAATTCTTCGCCCCATGGTGTGGCCATTGTAAGAAGCTTGCTCCCGTCTGGGAGGATCTTGCAAACACCTACGAGTctgccaagggcaaggtccAGATTGCAAAGGTCGACGCCGACGCCCATCGTGAGCTCGGCAAGCGATTCGGAATTCAGGGTTTCCCTACTCTCAAGTTCTTTGATGGAAAGAGTGCAAAGCCCGAGGAGTACAAGTCCGGCCGTGACCTGGAGAGCTTGACCACTTTCATTGCTGAGAAGACTGGtgtcaagtccaagaagaagcttgagatgcCCAGCGAGGTTACCTACCTCAACGATGCTACCTTCTCCAAGACCGTTGGCAGTGACAAGCACATTCTTGTTGCCTTTACTGCTCCCTGGTGTGGAC ACTGCAAGACTCTCGCCCCTACCTGGGAGGACCTCGCTGCCACATTCGCCAATGACAAGAACGTCGTCATCGCCAAGGTCGATGCTGAAGCTCCCAACAGCAAGGCCACCGCCGAGCAGCAGGGTGTCAAGTCCTACCCCACCATCAAGTGGTTCCCTGCTGGTAGCAAGGAGGCTGTCGCCTACGAGAGCGGACGTACCGAGCAGGCCTTTGTTGACTGGATCAACGAGAAGGCAGGAACTCACCGTGTTGTCGGTGGTGGTCTTGACAACGTCGCTGGTACCGTTGAGTCTCTAGACACCCTCGTGGCCAAGATCACCGGCGGTGCTACCATCGCTGAGATTGCCgccgaggtcaagaaggaggtcgAAGGCCTCACTGATGCTGCTCAGAAGACCTACGCCGAGTACTATGTTCgtgtctttgacaagctgAGCTCCAACAACGACTGGGTCTCCAAGGAGCTTGGTCGCCTGGATGGTATTCTTGCCAAGGGCGGTTTGGCTCCTTCAAAGCGCGACCAGATCCAGCAGAAGACCAATGTCCTTCGCAAGTTtgtgctgaagaaggccgatgAGAAAGTCGAGCAGGTTAAGGAGAaggtcgaggaagtcaaggacgAGTTGTAA
- a CDS encoding elongation factor Tu: MSTAFRSVAPFLRTARQGLRANPVNPLQSAFTKKNASGVLNLYRTYAVFERSKPHVNIGTIGHVDHGKTTLSAAITKRQADKGLANFLEYGAIDKAPEERKRGITISTAHIEYATENRHYSHVDCPGHADYIKNMITGAANMDGAIIVVAASDGQMPQTREHLLLARQVGVQRIVVFVNKVDAIDDPEMLELVEMEMRELLNTYGFEGDDTPVIMGSALMSLQNQRPEIGTQKVDELLAAVDEWIPTPERDLDKPFLMSVEDVFSIAGRGTVVSGRVERGILKRDQEIELVGKGQEVIKTKVTDIETFKKSCEQSQAGDNSGLLIRGVRREDVRRGMVVCAPGTVKSHTQFLASLYVLTKEEGGRHTGFQEHYRPQLYLRTADESIDLTFPEGTEDATSKMIMPGDNTEMVVTMGHPNAIEVGQRFNIREGGRTVATGLCTRIIK; this comes from the exons ATGTCGACCGCTTTCCGATCTGTTGCGCCTTTCCTGCGCACTGCTCGACAAGGGCTCCGGGCTAACCCCGTCAACCCTCTCCAGTCCgccttcaccaagaagaacgccTCTGGAGTCCTCAACCTCTACCGCACATACGCCGTCTTTGAGCGATCAAAGCCCCATGTGAACATTGGTACCATTGGTCACGTCGATCACGGCAAG ACCACTCTCTCTGCTGCCATCACCAAGCGCCAGGCCGACAAGGGCCTCGCCAACTTCCTCGAGTATGGTGCCATTGACAAGGCTCCCGAGGAGAGAAAGCGTGGTATCACCATCTCTACCGCCCACATCGAGTACGCCACCGAGAACCGCCACTACTCCCACGTCGACTGCCCTGGTCACGCCGATTACATCAAGAACATGATTACTGGTGCTGCCAACATGGACGGTgctatcatcgtcgttgccGCCTCCGATGGTCAGATGCCCCAGACCCGTGAGCACTTGCTGCTCGCCCGTCAGGTCGGTGTCCAGCGAattgtcgtcttcgtcaacaaggtcgatGCCATTGACGACCCCGAGATGcttgagctcgttgagatggagatgcgtgagcttctcaacacctACGGCTTCGAGGGTGACGACACCCCCGTCATCATGGGTTCCGCTCTCATGTCCCTCCAGAATCAGCGCCCCGAGATCGGTACCCAGAAGGTCGATGAGCTCCTCGCCGCTGTCGACGAGTGGATCCCTACCCCCGAGCGTGACCTTGACAAGCCTTTCCTCATGTCCGTCGAGGATGTCTTCTCCATTGCCGGCCGTGGTACTGTCGTCTCTGGCCGTGTCGAGCGTGGTATCCTCAAGCGTGACCAGGAGATCGAGCTTGTCGGCAAGGGTCAAgaggtcatcaagaccaaggtcacCGATATCGAGACCTTCAAGAAGTCTTGCGAGCAGTCCCAGGCTGGAGACAACTCCGGTCTTCTCATCCGAGGTGTCCGCCGTGAGGATGTCCGCCGTGGTATGGTCGTCTGCGCTCCCGGCACCGTCAAGTCTCACACTCAGTTCCTCGCTTCTCTCTACGTTctcaccaaggaggagggtgGCCGACACACCGGTTTCCAGGAGCACTACCGACCTCAGCTCTACCTCCGAACTGCTGATGAGTCCATCGACCTGACCTTCCCCGAGGGTACTGAGGATGCCACCAGCAAGATGATCATGCCCGGTGACAACACCGAGATGGTCGTCACCATGGGCCATCCCAACGCTATTGAGGTCGGTCAGCGATTCAACATCCGTGAGGGTGGCCGAACCGTTGCTACTGGTCTCTGCACTCGCATCATCAAGTAA